A DNA window from Buttiauxella agrestis contains the following coding sequences:
- a CDS encoding type 1 glutamine amidotransferase domain-containing protein — protein sequence MKILMVLTSHDKLGNTGKPTGFWLEEFAAPYYVFHDAGLDVTLASPKGGQPPLDPKSDEPDAQTDDTRRFRGDSAAQKLLANTQKLESINADDFDAVFYPGGHGPLWDLAEDQNSIKLIEQFWAAGKPVGAVCHAPGVLRKVLKPDGTPLAKGKRVTGFTNSEEDGVGLSAVVPFLVEDELKNAGGLFERTDDWGEYAVVDGHLVTGQNPASSAIAAQELLKLLDL from the coding sequence ATGAAAATTCTCATGGTTTTAACTTCGCACGATAAACTCGGCAACACTGGCAAACCCACAGGCTTCTGGCTTGAGGAGTTTGCCGCGCCTTATTATGTTTTCCATGACGCCGGTCTGGACGTGACACTCGCTTCGCCAAAAGGCGGCCAACCGCCGCTTGATCCCAAAAGTGATGAGCCGGATGCACAAACTGACGACACCCGCCGTTTCCGTGGCGATTCCGCCGCCCAGAAATTATTAGCAAATACCCAAAAACTTGAGAGCATCAACGCTGATGATTTTGACGCTGTGTTTTATCCCGGCGGCCACGGGCCATTGTGGGATCTGGCCGAAGATCAAAACTCCATCAAACTGATTGAGCAATTCTGGGCTGCGGGTAAACCTGTCGGCGCGGTCTGCCATGCGCCGGGCGTTTTGCGCAAAGTTTTAAAACCCGACGGCACGCCGCTGGCCAAAGGTAAGCGGGTGACGGGTTTTACCAATAGCGAAGAAGATGGCGTGGGTTTAAGCGCTGTCGTGCCTTTCCTGGTGGAAGATGAGCTGAAAAATGCCGGTGGGTTATTTGAGCGCACCGACGACTGGGGCGAATATGCGGTGGTTGACGGGCATTTAGTCACCGGGCAAAACCCAGCGTCTTCGGCTATTGCTGCCCAGGAATTGCTAAAACTACTCGATCTATAG
- a CDS encoding kinase inhibitor, which yields MKLISQDIKEGDKLPARHVFNGMGYEGDNLSPHLAWDDVPAGTKSFVVTCYDPDAPTGSGWWHWVVANLPADTRVLPQGAGSGLADLPEPAVQTRTDFGQAGYGGAAPPKGETHRYIFTVHAIDVETLEVDENASGAMVGFNVHFHSLGSASITAMFS from the coding sequence ATGAAACTCATTAGTCAGGATATTAAAGAAGGTGACAAACTCCCCGCCCGCCACGTGTTTAATGGCATGGGTTACGAAGGCGATAACCTTTCGCCGCATCTGGCCTGGGATGATGTTCCTGCGGGAACCAAAAGTTTTGTCGTGACCTGTTATGACCCGGACGCACCGACGGGTTCCGGCTGGTGGCACTGGGTGGTGGCGAATTTGCCTGCCGATACGCGCGTATTGCCGCAAGGTGCGGGTTCGGGGTTAGCCGACCTGCCAGAACCCGCCGTTCAGACGCGAACCGATTTCGGACAAGCGGGCTATGGCGGTGCCGCACCACCAAAAGGTGAAACTCATCGCTATATCTTTACCGTTCACGCCATCGATGTTGAAACCCTTGAAGTTGATGAGAATGCATCAGGGGCGATGGTCGGTTTTAACGTTCACTTCCACTCGTTAGGCAGTGCATCAATTACCGCGATGTTCAGTTAA
- the modA gene encoding molybdate ABC transporter substrate-binding protein: protein MAKQWVRLALGAALSVTLVGQAFADNSKITVFAAASLTNAMQDIATQYQKGTTVQIASSFASSSTLARQIEAGAPADLFISADQKWMDYAVSKDAIKTDSRETLLGNSLVVVAPKTSKIGDVAIDAKTDWASLLNGGRLAVGDPDHVPAGIYAKEALQKLGAWDTLSPKLAPAEDVRGALALVERDEAPMGIVYGSDAVASKGVKVVGTFPEDSHKKVEYPIAIVKGHDNPTVSAFYTYLKGPEAGAIFQRYGFTTIK, encoded by the coding sequence ATGGCTAAGCAGTGGGTACGTCTCGCATTAGGCGCGGCATTGAGCGTCACGTTGGTCGGGCAGGCATTTGCCGATAACAGCAAAATTACCGTCTTTGCAGCAGCGTCATTAACTAACGCAATGCAAGATATTGCCACGCAATATCAGAAAGGCACCACGGTTCAGATCGCGTCTTCTTTTGCTTCATCTTCAACGCTTGCACGCCAGATTGAAGCTGGTGCTCCTGCGGATTTATTCATTTCTGCCGACCAGAAATGGATGGATTACGCCGTCAGCAAAGACGCGATTAAAACCGATTCTCGCGAAACGCTGCTCGGCAACAGCCTGGTTGTGGTCGCACCGAAAACCAGCAAAATTGGCGATGTCGCCATTGACGCTAAAACTGACTGGGCTTCATTGCTCAACGGTGGCCGTCTGGCCGTTGGTGACCCGGACCATGTTCCAGCAGGCATTTATGCCAAAGAAGCGCTGCAAAAATTAGGCGCGTGGGATACGCTATCACCAAAATTAGCTCCGGCAGAAGATGTTCGTGGCGCACTGGCTTTGGTTGAACGCGATGAAGCGCCGATGGGTATCGTTTACGGTTCTGATGCGGTGGCGAGTAAAGGCGTGAAAGTGGTTGGTACATTCCCGGAAGATTCCCACAAGAAAGTGGAATATCCGATTGCGATTGTCAAAGGCCACGACAACCCAACCGTGAGCGCGTTTTACACTTATCTGAAAGGACCGGAAGCGGGAGCTATCTTCCAACGTTACGGATTTACGACAATCAAATGA
- the mgtE gene encoding magnesium transporter — MSVTPKYSTKQRAQDRARILQILLTNKAVATGILDKIPQPDAHTPEQDIAEIVTLVARLPAADLADVLEALPTEERHALWSLVKEEKRGKVLIEASETVWDDLIEDMSDKALLNIIRPLDIDDQIYLAQYLPRDLMGRLLATLPQEQRTRVRQVLHYEKHSVGAIMDFEVITVRADVTLAVVQRFLRLRGKVPQNTDKVFVTTRDKTLLGELGLTTILLHAPQTPVINVMDDNPTCFAPEDNDEVAARTFERDDLVSAAVIDSSGKLIGRLTIDEIVDVVYEETDNDLRRMGGLSAEEDVFAPVSKAVKARWAWLALNLCTAFVASRVIGLFEHTISQLVALASLMPIVAGIGGNTGNQTITMIVRALALQHIQPGNFSFLVLRELGVALINGIIWGGVMGGVTWLLYDDLALGGVMTLAMVLNLLVASLMGVLIPIFMIRMGKDPAVGSSVMITAITDTGGFFIFLGLATIFLL, encoded by the coding sequence ATGTCTGTCACTCCAAAGTACAGCACAAAACAGCGTGCGCAAGACCGAGCCAGAATCCTCCAGATTCTGTTAACCAATAAAGCTGTCGCTACCGGCATTCTCGATAAAATCCCACAGCCGGACGCTCATACCCCCGAGCAGGATATTGCCGAAATCGTGACCCTGGTGGCGCGATTGCCCGCCGCCGATCTGGCCGATGTGCTCGAAGCGTTACCGACGGAAGAGCGCCACGCACTGTGGAGTCTGGTGAAGGAAGAGAAGCGCGGCAAAGTGCTGATTGAAGCCTCGGAAACCGTCTGGGATGACCTGATTGAAGATATGAGCGACAAAGCGTTGCTCAATATCATTCGCCCGCTGGATATCGACGACCAAATTTACCTCGCGCAATATCTTCCCCGTGACCTGATGGGCCGCTTGCTGGCGACATTGCCGCAAGAACAGCGCACTCGCGTCAGACAAGTGCTGCATTACGAAAAGCACAGCGTCGGCGCCATTATGGATTTCGAAGTGATTACCGTGCGGGCCGATGTCACGCTGGCAGTGGTGCAACGTTTTCTGCGTTTGCGTGGCAAAGTGCCGCAAAACACCGATAAAGTTTTCGTCACCACGCGGGATAAAACCTTGTTGGGCGAACTCGGTCTTACCACCATTTTGCTGCATGCGCCGCAAACGCCGGTGATAAACGTTATGGACGACAACCCGACCTGTTTTGCTCCGGAAGATAATGATGAAGTGGCGGCGCGAACGTTTGAGCGTGATGACTTAGTCAGTGCGGCGGTTATCGACAGCAGCGGCAAACTGATTGGTCGCCTGACCATCGACGAAATCGTTGATGTGGTTTACGAAGAAACCGATAACGATTTGCGCCGTATGGGTGGTTTGAGCGCCGAAGAAGATGTGTTTGCCCCCGTCAGCAAAGCGGTTAAAGCACGTTGGGCGTGGCTGGCGTTAAATTTGTGTACCGCCTTTGTCGCCTCGCGCGTTATCGGCCTGTTTGAACATACTATTTCGCAACTGGTGGCGTTAGCGTCGTTGATGCCGATTGTTGCGGGAATTGGCGGTAACACGGGCAACCAGACCATCACCATGATTGTGCGTGCGCTTGCGCTGCAACACATTCAGCCGGGCAACTTCTCGTTTTTGGTGTTGCGCGAACTGGGCGTCGCCCTGATTAACGGCATTATCTGGGGCGGCGTGATGGGCGGCGTAACGTGGCTTCTCTATGACGACCTCGCATTGGGCGGGGTAATGACGCTGGCGATGGTGCTCAACCTGCTGGTGGCATCTCTGATGGGCGTGTTGATCCCTATTTTCATGATTCGGATGGGCAAAGACCCGGCAGTCGGTTCCAGCGTGATGATTACTGCGATTACCGACACCGGCGGTTTCTTTATTTTCCTCGGCCTCGCGACGATATTTTTGCTTTAG
- the pgl gene encoding 6-phosphogluconolactonase, whose translation MKQTVYTASPESQQIHVWQLNQNGELTLVQVVDAPGQVQPMVISPDKRYLYVGVRPEFRVIAYRITPDDGTLTEAGVTAIPGSPTHISTDHQGRFLFSASYNAGSVSVVSLANDGLPGEVVDVVEGLEGCHSANISPDNRTLWVPALKQDRICQFTLSDDGHLVAQTPAEVTTVEGAGPRHMAFHPNQQYGYCVNELNGSVDVWELKNAYGKIECVQTLDIMPPGFSDTRWAADIHITPDGRHLYTCDRTASIITVFSVSEDGSVLAVEGYQPTETQPRGFNVDHSGKYLIAAGQKSHHIAVYQITGEQGLLEEKGRYAVGQGPMWVVVNAH comes from the coding sequence ATGAAACAAACAGTCTATACCGCCAGCCCGGAAAGCCAGCAAATTCACGTCTGGCAACTTAACCAAAATGGTGAACTGACCCTGGTGCAGGTTGTTGACGCCCCAGGCCAGGTTCAGCCAATGGTAATTAGTCCGGACAAACGTTACCTGTATGTGGGCGTGCGCCCTGAGTTTCGCGTTATTGCATACCGCATTACGCCGGATGACGGCACGCTAACGGAAGCGGGTGTGACGGCAATACCGGGAAGCCCAACGCATATCTCTACCGACCATCAGGGCCGTTTCCTGTTCAGCGCGTCTTACAATGCCGGAAGTGTCAGTGTGGTGAGTCTGGCTAACGACGGCCTGCCGGGTGAGGTTGTGGATGTGGTTGAAGGTCTGGAAGGTTGCCATTCCGCTAACATTTCGCCTGATAACCGCACGCTGTGGGTGCCTGCGCTCAAGCAAGACCGCATCTGCCAGTTCACATTGTCTGACGACGGTCATCTGGTCGCTCAAACCCCAGCGGAAGTGACCACCGTTGAAGGGGCTGGCCCACGACATATGGCGTTCCACCCGAACCAACAATACGGTTACTGCGTTAACGAACTGAACGGCTCTGTGGATGTCTGGGAGCTGAAAAATGCTTACGGCAAAATTGAATGCGTGCAAACGCTGGATATCATGCCTCCAGGCTTCTCAGACACCCGCTGGGCGGCTGATATTCACATCACACCGGATGGCCGCCATTTATATACCTGCGACCGTACCGCTAGCATCATCACCGTATTTAGCGTTTCGGAAGACGGCAGCGTGCTTGCGGTGGAAGGCTACCAGCCAACGGAAACTCAACCACGCGGCTTTAACGTAGACCATAGTGGTAAATATCTGATTGCCGCAGGGCAGAAATCGCACCATATCGCGGTTTATCAAATCACCGGTGAGCAAGGTTTACTCGAAGAGAAAGGCCGTTATGCCGTAGGGCAAGGACCGATGTGGGTGGTTGTTAACGCCCATTGA
- a CDS encoding putative acyl-CoA thioester hydrolase → MNTISVTRRAAMLAFAVALSACSSTPPEDRPSTQVAPGTQSRPVLSGDEAQNFVQARYFSSKNKDEAPWTPSSIRIPAQPDFVVGAAGGEGVTHTSIQAAVDAAMIKHSNARQYIAIQPGEYAGTVYVPAGSGSVTLYGTTDNASDVKITMPLDSEIDVNTWRRAVNPSGKYMPGKPAWYMFDNCQSKRSATVGIMCSAVVWSQNNGLQMQNLTIANTLGDSVDASNHQAVALRTDGDKVQLNNVHLLGRQNTFFVTNSDVQNRLLTDRQPRTLVTNSYIEGDVDVVAGRGAVVFDNTDFRLVNSRTPEGSVFAPATLPNIYYGFLAINSRFSAAGDNTAQLGRAWDVEASENGYSAGQTSNGQVVIRDSVINEGFNNAKPWGDAAGSKRPFTGNIGTKGEKGEIQRDLNDANANRMWEFNNRGVGSSVVEEAK, encoded by the coding sequence TTGAACACAATTTCGGTTACTCGTCGGGCAGCCATGCTCGCTTTTGCTGTGGCTTTGTCTGCCTGTAGCTCAACGCCTCCGGAAGACCGCCCTTCAACACAAGTGGCACCTGGTACCCAATCCCGCCCGGTTCTTTCAGGCGATGAAGCGCAGAACTTTGTTCAGGCGCGCTACTTCTCGTCTAAAAATAAAGATGAAGCCCCGTGGACACCGTCTTCTATTCGCATTCCTGCGCAACCTGACTTTGTTGTAGGTGCCGCTGGTGGCGAAGGTGTGACGCATACTTCGATTCAGGCCGCCGTCGATGCAGCCATGATTAAGCACAGCAACGCGCGCCAGTACATTGCTATTCAGCCGGGCGAATATGCCGGTACCGTTTATGTGCCAGCAGGCTCCGGTAGCGTCACGCTGTACGGCACCACCGATAACGCAAGTGATGTCAAAATCACGATGCCGCTGGACTCTGAAATTGACGTGAATACCTGGCGTCGTGCGGTCAACCCATCAGGCAAATATATGCCGGGTAAACCCGCCTGGTACATGTTCGATAATTGCCAGAGCAAGCGTAGCGCGACCGTTGGCATCATGTGTTCTGCGGTAGTGTGGTCACAGAACAATGGCTTGCAGATGCAAAACCTGACTATCGCCAACACCCTGGGTGACAGCGTTGATGCGTCTAATCATCAGGCAGTGGCGCTGCGTACCGATGGCGATAAAGTTCAGTTGAACAATGTTCACCTGCTGGGCCGTCAGAATACTTTCTTCGTGACCAACAGCGATGTGCAAAACCGCCTGTTGACCGATCGCCAGCCGCGTACTCTGGTGACGAACAGCTATATCGAGGGTGATGTGGATGTGGTGGCTGGCCGTGGCGCGGTGGTGTTTGATAACACTGATTTCCGCCTGGTCAATAGCCGTACTCCAGAAGGTTCCGTGTTCGCGCCTGCCACTCTGCCGAATATTTATTACGGTTTCCTGGCCATCAACAGCCGCTTTAGCGCTGCTGGCGATAACACCGCACAGTTGGGTCGCGCCTGGGATGTTGAAGCGAGCGAAAACGGTTACAGCGCAGGCCAGACGTCTAACGGCCAGGTTGTTATCCGTGACAGCGTGATTAACGAAGGCTTCAATAACGCGAAACCGTGGGGCGATGCCGCAGGTTCTAAGCGTCCGTTTACCGGCAATATCGGTACCAAAGGCGAGAAAGGCGAAATTCAGCGCGACCTGAATGATGCCAACGCGAACCGCATGTGGGAATTCAACAACCGCGGTGTAGGTAGTTCGGTGGTTGAAGAAGCGAAATAA
- the modB gene encoding molybdate ABC transporter permease subunit has product MILTDPEWQAVLLSLKVSTLAVLFSLPFGILFAWVLVRCRFPGKALLDSIIHLPLVLPPVVVGYLLLIAMGRRGVIGAWIYDVFGITFAFSWRGAVLAAAVMSFPLMVRAIRLALEGVDMKLEQAARTLGAGRWRVFCTITLPLTLPGIIAGTVLAFARSLGEFGATITFVSNIPGETRTIPSAMYTLIQTPGGESAAARLCVISIVLALASLLVAEWLARQSRKRIGAL; this is encoded by the coding sequence ATGATATTGACCGATCCCGAATGGCAGGCGGTACTGCTGAGCCTGAAAGTCTCAACCCTTGCGGTGCTATTTAGCCTTCCTTTTGGGATCTTATTTGCCTGGGTACTGGTGCGTTGCCGGTTCCCCGGCAAAGCCCTGCTCGACAGCATCATCCACCTCCCGTTAGTGCTCCCGCCCGTGGTCGTGGGGTATTTACTGCTGATTGCGATGGGGCGGCGCGGCGTAATTGGTGCCTGGATCTACGACGTTTTTGGAATCACCTTTGCGTTTAGCTGGCGCGGCGCAGTATTGGCGGCGGCGGTGATGTCGTTCCCGCTGATGGTGCGAGCCATTCGCCTGGCGTTGGAAGGTGTGGATATGAAACTCGAACAGGCCGCTCGCACGCTCGGTGCCGGGCGCTGGCGAGTGTTCTGCACCATCACCTTACCGCTCACATTGCCAGGAATTATTGCCGGAACCGTGTTGGCATTTGCCCGCTCGCTCGGTGAATTCGGCGCCACAATTACCTTCGTTTCCAATATTCCTGGCGAAACTCGTACTATTCCTTCAGCGATGTATACCCTGATTCAAACCCCTGGCGGCGAAAGTGCGGCAGCGCGTTTGTGCGTGATTTCCATTGTGCTGGCGTTGGCGTCTTTGCTGGTGGCGGAATGGCTGGCCCGACAGAGCCGTAAACGGATAGGGGCACTCTGA
- the modC gene encoding molybdenum ABC transporter ATP-binding protein ModC: MLELNFVQTLGDHRLAINETLPGQGITAVFGVSGAGKTSLINAISGLTHPQQGRIVLNDRVLSDAENKRFLAPEKRRIGYVFQDARLFPHYRVRGNLKYGMPRSAAGQFDKLVALLGIEPLLERFPWSLSGGEKQRVAIGRALLTSPELLLLDEPLASLDIPRKRELLPYLQRLAREINIPMLYVSHSLEEILHLADKVLVLDGGEVKAFGNLEEVWGSSVMHPWLPKEQQSSVLKVTVLEHHPHYAMTALALGDQHLWVNKLDKPLQASLRIRIQASDVSLILQPPVNSSIRNVLRAKVAQCYDDEGQVEVQLEVGSRTLWARISPWARDELMIKPGQWLYAQIKSVSITA; the protein is encoded by the coding sequence ATGCTGGAGTTAAATTTCGTTCAGACGCTGGGGGATCATCGTTTAGCCATAAATGAAACGTTGCCGGGGCAGGGGATTACTGCGGTATTTGGTGTTTCTGGCGCGGGTAAAACCTCGCTGATTAATGCCATTAGCGGCCTGACTCACCCGCAACAAGGGCGAATTGTCCTGAACGATCGCGTATTGAGTGATGCCGAGAATAAGCGTTTCCTGGCCCCTGAAAAACGCCGGATTGGTTATGTGTTTCAGGATGCGCGCCTGTTCCCACACTACCGCGTGCGCGGCAATCTGAAATACGGTATGCCGCGATCGGCCGCCGGGCAGTTCGATAAACTGGTGGCGCTGTTAGGTATTGAGCCGCTGTTAGAACGTTTCCCGTGGAGTTTGTCCGGTGGGGAAAAACAGCGCGTGGCGATCGGTCGCGCTTTGTTAACTTCACCTGAACTGCTGCTATTGGATGAACCGCTCGCCTCGCTGGATATCCCCCGCAAGCGTGAACTGCTGCCGTATCTGCAACGTCTGGCGCGGGAAATTAATATCCCGATGCTTTATGTCAGCCACTCGCTGGAAGAAATTCTGCATCTGGCGGATAAAGTGCTGGTGCTCGATGGCGGCGAAGTCAAAGCTTTTGGCAATCTGGAAGAAGTTTGGGGCAGCAGTGTGATGCACCCGTGGTTGCCTAAAGAGCAGCAAAGTAGCGTGCTGAAAGTGACGGTGCTGGAGCATCATCCGCATTACGCCATGACGGCACTTGCGCTCGGCGATCAGCATTTATGGGTCAACAAACTCGATAAACCGTTACAGGCGTCGTTGCGTATTCGCATTCAGGCATCAGATGTTTCGTTGATTCTCCAGCCACCGGTCAACAGCAGTATTCGTAACGTGCTGCGTGCCAAAGTGGCTCAGTGTTATGACGATGAAGGGCAGGTGGAAGTGCAGTTGGAAGTGGGTTCGCGAACGCTGTGGGCGCGGATTAGCCCGTGGGCAAGAGATGAGCTAATGATAAAACCTGGCCAGTGGTTGTACGCGCAAATCAAAAGCGTGTCGATAACGGCATAG
- the alkB gene encoding DNA oxidative demethylase AlkB — MLDLFADEAPWQEPLADGAVILRRFACADARQILGQISLVADRSPFRQMVTPGGYTMSVAMTNCGDVGWTTDSHGYLYSPIDPLTSQPWPAMPTIFRELSDAASKAAGYPGFEPDACLINRYAVGAKLSLHQDKDELNLQKPIVSVSLGLPAVFQFGGLKRNDPLKRVMLEHGDVVVWGGASRLFYHGILPLKAGQHSATGEFRYNITFRHTR; from the coding sequence ATGCTTGATTTATTTGCCGATGAAGCGCCGTGGCAGGAGCCGCTGGCGGATGGGGCGGTGATTTTGCGCCGCTTTGCCTGTGCCGATGCGCGGCAGATTCTCGGGCAAATTTCTCTGGTGGCTGACCGTTCCCCGTTTCGCCAGATGGTCACGCCCGGTGGATACACCATGTCCGTGGCGATGACCAACTGCGGTGATGTTGGCTGGACAACAGACAGCCACGGTTATCTCTATTCGCCCATCGACCCGCTCACTTCGCAGCCCTGGCCCGCAATGCCGACGATTTTTCGTGAGCTATCGGATGCCGCATCAAAAGCGGCTGGATATCCTGGTTTTGAGCCTGATGCCTGCCTGATTAACCGCTACGCCGTGGGGGCTAAACTGTCGCTGCATCAGGATAAAGACGAGTTGAACTTGCAAAAGCCGATAGTTTCCGTCTCGCTTGGCCTCCCGGCTGTGTTTCAGTTTGGTGGCCTTAAACGCAATGACCCGCTTAAGCGTGTGATGCTCGAACACGGCGATGTGGTGGTGTGGGGCGGCGCTTCCCGCCTTTTTTACCACGGTATTTTGCCGCTTAAAGCAGGCCAACACAGCGCCACTGGCGAGTTTCGTTACAACATTACTTTCCGCCATACCCGTTAA
- a CDS encoding multidrug ABC transporter permease/ATP-binding protein, with product MELLRVVFRQYRWPFLIVMALSLLSAALGIGLIAFINQRLIETPDISLSVLPEFLGLLLLLMAVTLGSQLALTTLGHHFVFRLRSEFIKRLMDTHVERVEQLGNAALLAGLTSDVRNITIAFVRLPELVQGIILTFGSAAYLVWLSPKMLGVTAIWVAVTIYGGYVLVARVYKHLAQLREIEDQLYNDYQTVIEGRKELALNRERAERVYEDTYIPHANDYRSHIIRADTYHLSAVNWSNIMMLGVIGLVFWMANSLGWSDTNVAATFSLTLLFLRTPMLSAVGALPTLLTAQVAFNKLNKFHLAPYDAAFPRSKEPVRWQTLEMRDVVFQYGDNTFSVGPLNLKIERGELLFLIGGNGSGKSTMAMLLTGLYQPVSGAIYLDGQKIDASNQDDYRKLFSAVFTDVWLFDRLLGPQGEQANPELVATWLERLQMSHKLELDNGTILNLKLSKGQKKRVALLLALAEERDIILLDEWAADQDPHFRREFYQTLLPLMQQMGKTIFAISHDDHYFIHADRLLEMRQGQLSELTGHERDNASRDAVARTRH from the coding sequence ATGGAACTTTTACGTGTGGTTTTCCGGCAGTACCGCTGGCCTTTCTTGATAGTCATGGCGCTGAGTTTGCTCAGTGCGGCGCTCGGTATCGGCTTAATTGCCTTTATCAACCAGCGCTTGATTGAAACGCCTGATATTTCCCTTTCGGTTTTGCCTGAGTTTCTGGGTCTGTTACTGCTATTAATGGCGGTGACGTTAGGCTCGCAATTAGCGCTGACCACACTCGGCCACCATTTCGTTTTCCGTCTGCGCAGCGAATTTATCAAGCGCCTGATGGACACTCACGTTGAACGCGTTGAACAACTCGGCAATGCGGCGCTGCTCGCAGGTTTAACCAGCGATGTACGCAACATTACCATTGCTTTTGTGCGTCTGCCGGAACTGGTTCAGGGCATTATTCTGACTTTCGGTTCAGCGGCTTATCTGGTATGGCTGTCGCCAAAAATGCTCGGCGTCACGGCGATTTGGGTCGCAGTGACCATCTATGGCGGCTATGTGCTGGTCGCGCGGGTTTACAAACACCTGGCGCAACTGCGTGAAATTGAAGACCAGCTTTATAACGATTATCAGACCGTGATTGAAGGGCGCAAAGAACTGGCGTTAAACCGCGAGCGTGCGGAACGCGTCTATGAAGACACCTATATTCCTCATGCCAACGATTACCGTAGCCATATTATTCGCGCTGATACCTACCATCTGAGCGCGGTGAACTGGTCGAATATTATGATGCTCGGCGTGATAGGCCTGGTGTTCTGGATGGCAAACAGCCTCGGCTGGTCTGATACCAACGTGGCGGCAACATTCTCCCTGACGCTGCTTTTCTTACGCACGCCTATGCTTTCGGCGGTTGGCGCATTGCCAACATTATTAACGGCACAAGTCGCGTTCAACAAACTCAACAAATTCCACCTGGCGCCTTACGATGCGGCATTCCCGCGCAGCAAAGAGCCGGTTCGCTGGCAAACCCTGGAAATGCGCGATGTGGTGTTCCAGTACGGCGACAACACATTCTCCGTCGGTCCACTGAACCTTAAAATTGAACGCGGTGAGCTGCTGTTCCTGATTGGTGGCAATGGTAGCGGTAAATCCACCATGGCGATGCTGCTGACCGGGCTATACCAGCCGGTGTCTGGCGCGATCTATCTGGATGGGCAAAAGATTGATGCCAGTAATCAGGATGATTATCGCAAACTCTTTTCTGCGGTATTTACGGATGTGTGGCTGTTTGACCGCCTGCTTGGCCCACAGGGCGAACAGGCGAATCCTGAACTGGTGGCGACCTGGCTTGAGCGCCTGCAAATGAGCCACAAGCTGGAGTTGGATAACGGCACAATCCTTAATCTGAAACTCTCGAAAGGGCAGAAAAAACGCGTGGCGTTACTGCTGGCGTTAGCAGAAGAGCGTGACATCATTCTGCTCGATGAATGGGCCGCCGATCAGGATCCTCATTTCCGCCGCGAGTTCTACCAGACGCTGCTGCCACTCATGCAGCAAATGGGTAAAACCATTTTTGCCATCAGCCATGACGATCACTACTTTATTCATGCCGATCGCTTGCTCGAGATGCGCCAGGGCCAGTTGAGCGAATTAACCGGTCACGAACGTGATAATGCGTCAAGGGATGCTGTTGCGCGAACCAGACACTAA
- a CDS encoding pyridoxal phosphatase: MTYRVIALDLDGTLLTPQKTILPESLTALQRARDAGVKVVIVTGRHHVAIHPFYQALALETPAICCNGTYLYDYHAKKVLESDPLQPAQANQLLDLLDAHNVHGLMYVDEAMLYQETTGHVLRTENWAKSLPESQRPVFRHVNSLREAAHDVESIWKFALTDEDTVKLKNFTRVVEHELGLACEWSWHDQVDVAQSGNSKGMRLARWVESQGLSMSDVMAFGDNFNDLSMLESAGLGVAMGNADDAIKARADLVIGTNLETGIAETIYKHLI, from the coding sequence ATGACTTATCGCGTAATCGCCCTTGATCTCGACGGCACGTTACTCACGCCGCAAAAAACTATTCTTCCTGAATCACTGACAGCTTTACAACGCGCACGTGACGCTGGCGTGAAAGTTGTCATTGTGACGGGACGTCATCACGTTGCCATCCATCCTTTTTATCAGGCACTGGCTTTAGAAACACCTGCAATTTGCTGTAATGGGACTTATTTGTATGATTATCATGCGAAAAAGGTACTTGAGTCCGATCCGTTGCAGCCCGCGCAAGCAAACCAGCTGCTTGATTTGCTGGATGCCCACAATGTTCATGGGTTGATGTATGTCGATGAAGCGATGCTGTATCAGGAAACCACCGGGCACGTTTTGCGTACCGAAAACTGGGCAAAATCGCTGCCAGAATCCCAGCGTCCGGTGTTCCGCCATGTGAACTCACTGCGTGAAGCGGCGCATGATGTTGAGTCTATCTGGAAGTTTGCGCTGACGGATGAAGACACCGTGAAGCTAAAAAACTTCACCCGGGTGGTTGAACATGAATTGGGGCTGGCGTGCGAATGGTCGTGGCACGATCAGGTTGATGTCGCGCAAAGCGGTAACAGCAAAGGCATGCGCCTGGCACGTTGGGTTGAATCACAAGGCTTATCCATGAGCGATGTGATGGCTTTCGGCGATAACTTTAACGATTTAAGTATGCTGGAAAGTGCCGGACTTGGCGTAGCGATGGGTAATGCCGATGACGCCATTAAAGCGCGTGCCGACTTGGTGATTGGCACCAATCTGGAAACCGGTATCGCTGAGACGATTTATAAGCATTTGATTTAA